From a region of the Acidimicrobiales bacterium genome:
- a CDS encoding Fur family transcriptional regulator produces the protein MKSPAELTDLFRARGLKVTPQRERIFRILHDAHDHPTAEAVHAAARGDMPTMSLRTVYQTLNDLTEMGELSALQLGTGSARFDPNLEPHHHLVCTSCGAVVDLHVDFPDVRVPARANPGFAVHGTEITFRGTCPDCVATDHAGGDGLIPQQAQPTNK, from the coding sequence GTGAAGTCGCCGGCTGAGCTCACCGACCTTTTCCGCGCGCGTGGGCTCAAAGTGACCCCGCAGCGCGAGCGCATCTTCCGGATCCTGCACGACGCGCACGACCACCCCACGGCGGAGGCGGTCCACGCCGCGGCCCGGGGCGACATGCCCACCATGTCGCTGCGCACCGTGTACCAGACCCTCAACGACCTCACGGAGATGGGCGAGCTCAGCGCCCTCCAGCTCGGTACCGGATCTGCTCGCTTCGATCCCAACCTCGAGCCCCACCACCACCTCGTGTGCACGTCGTGCGGCGCGGTGGTCGACCTCCACGTCGACTTCCCCGACGTGCGGGTGCCCGCACGGGCGAATCCGGGTTTTGCCGTGCACGGCACCGAGATCACCTTCCGGGGCACCTGCCCCGACTGCGTCGCCACCGACCACGCCGGTGGCGACGGACTGATCCCGCAGCAAGCTCAACCAACCAACAAGTAG
- a CDS encoding rubrerythrin family protein, whose protein sequence is MADLNGSKTLDNLKTAFAGESQANRRYLYFAQKADVEGYPDIAALFRSVAEGETGHAFGHFDFLAAVGDPATGEPVGPTADNLKSAIAGETYEYTEMYPGFSKTAREEGFEDVAEWLETLARAEKSHAGRFAQGLENLS, encoded by the coding sequence ATGGCCGACCTCAACGGCAGCAAGACCCTCGACAACCTGAAGACCGCGTTCGCCGGTGAGAGCCAGGCGAACCGCCGCTACCTGTACTTCGCGCAGAAGGCGGACGTCGAGGGCTACCCCGACATCGCGGCGTTGTTCCGCTCGGTCGCGGAAGGTGAGACCGGCCACGCGTTCGGGCACTTCGACTTCCTGGCCGCCGTCGGCGACCCGGCCACCGGCGAGCCCGTGGGCCCCACCGCCGACAACTTGAAGTCGGCCATCGCCGGTGAGACGTACGAGTACACCGAGATGTACCCGGGCTTCTCCAAGACCGCACGCGAAGAGGGCTTCGAGGACGTCGCCGAGTGGCTCGAGACGCTGGCGCGGGCCGAAAAGAGCCACGCCGGTCGCTTCGCCCAGGGCCTCGAGAACCTGTCCTGA
- a CDS encoding DUF3501 family protein yields the protein MPAHPPAHDRQLTLDDIVDLRAYERERKDFRAHVIDLKRKRRVHVGPIVTFVFENRDTIRFQIQEMARVERIITDEGIQTELDIYNPLIPSPGHLSTTMFLELTDDAGLREWLPKLVGIEIEVELRIGTGDDVAVVRCDVDPAHAQALTRDEMTASVHYVSFALDPAQVDRFASEPVALAITHPNYQHHTALSEASVAELLTDLRA from the coding sequence ATGCCTGCTCATCCCCCCGCACACGACCGACAGCTGACGCTCGACGACATCGTCGACCTGCGCGCGTACGAACGCGAGCGCAAGGACTTCCGCGCCCATGTGATCGACCTCAAGAGGAAGCGACGGGTCCACGTCGGACCGATCGTCACGTTCGTGTTCGAGAACCGCGACACGATTCGCTTCCAGATCCAGGAGATGGCCCGCGTGGAGCGGATCATCACCGACGAGGGCATCCAGACCGAGCTCGACATCTACAACCCGCTCATCCCGAGCCCGGGGCACTTGAGCACCACGATGTTCCTCGAGCTCACCGACGACGCCGGGCTGCGCGAGTGGCTTCCGAAGCTCGTCGGCATCGAGATCGAGGTCGAGCTCCGCATCGGTACCGGTGACGACGTCGCCGTGGTCCGCTGCGATGTCGATCCGGCACACGCCCAGGCGCTGACCCGCGACGAGATGACGGCGTCGGTGCACTACGTGTCGTTCGCCCTCGACCCGGCCCAGGTCGACCGCTTCGCCTCCGAGCCGGTCGCCTTGGCCATCACCCACCCGAACTACCAGCACCACACGGCGCTCTCGGAGGCGTCGGTCGCCGAGCTGCTGACCGATCTCCGGGCGTGA
- a CDS encoding WhiB family transcriptional regulator produces MELTWRKQAACRGLDPVIFYPSSEFEEEAEPAKAVCAQCPVRSDCLEHALSVREKDGVWGGATEKERRRIIRQRRRASRAA; encoded by the coding sequence ATGGAACTGACCTGGCGTAAGCAGGCCGCCTGCCGGGGCCTCGATCCGGTGATCTTCTACCCGAGCTCCGAGTTCGAAGAGGAAGCAGAGCCAGCGAAAGCGGTGTGTGCCCAGTGTCCGGTGCGGAGCGACTGCCTCGAGCACGCCCTGTCGGTCCGTGAGAAGGACGGCGTCTGGGGCGGGGCCACCGAGAAGGAACGGCGCCGGATCATCCGCCAGCGTCGGCGCGCCAGCCGCGCCGCCTGA
- a CDS encoding TetR/AcrR family transcriptional regulator, protein MGPGGDAAIDGRAQRRLRNTDAVVEAILELLHEGDEQPTAQAVAERSGVSIRSIFRLFQDMEELHTQAIERQTHELGSLIEDVRPDGPLEQRVHALVANRADVFETVAPVRRFALRAAARSAPIRDGLARADLLLRHQVAAVFAAELTSARTNPDLLEALDAATSWPAWDRLRAGQGLSATRSRQTTELVVTALLRADA, encoded by the coding sequence GTGGGGCCTGGAGGCGACGCTGCGATCGACGGGCGGGCGCAGCGTCGCCTCCGCAACACCGATGCCGTGGTCGAAGCGATCCTCGAGCTGCTGCACGAAGGTGACGAGCAGCCCACCGCGCAGGCGGTCGCCGAGCGTTCCGGGGTGTCGATCCGCTCGATCTTCCGCCTCTTCCAGGACATGGAGGAGTTGCACACCCAGGCCATCGAGCGCCAGACCCACGAGCTCGGGTCGCTGATCGAGGACGTCCGCCCCGACGGCCCGCTCGAGCAGCGGGTGCACGCCCTGGTGGCGAACCGCGCCGACGTGTTCGAGACCGTTGCACCTGTCCGCCGCTTCGCCTTGCGGGCCGCGGCCCGATCCGCCCCCATCCGCGACGGCCTGGCCCGCGCCGATCTGCTGCTGCGTCACCAGGTCGCCGCGGTCTTCGCGGCCGAGCTGACGTCCGCACGCACGAACCCCGACCTCCTCGAAGCGCTCGACGCGGCGACGAGCTGGCCGGCATGGGACCGTCTTCGCGCCGGCCAAGGCCTGTCGGCCACTCGGTCCCGCCAGACCACGGAGCTCGTCGTGACGGCGCTGCTGCGAGCCGATGCCTGA
- a CDS encoding haloalkane dehalogenase translates to METLRTPDERFADLPEFPFEPHYVEVDDSEGGTLRVHHLDEGPADGQVVLLMHGEPSWSFLYRKMIPVLVDAGLRCVAPDLVGFGKSDKPTQQSDYTYARHVEWMRQALFDRLDLRDVTLVGQDWGGLVGFRLVGEHPDRFARVVVANSGLPTGDAKMSEAFLAWQKYSQESPHFHVGGIIKGGCATPLSDEVIAAYDAPFPDDSYLAGARIFPSLVPTRPDDPASEANRKAWETLAAFEKPWLTAFADNDPITHGGDGIFQRTVPGAKGQPHTTIPNAAHFLQEDNGPTLARVVADFIAAN, encoded by the coding sequence ATGGAAACCCTCCGCACACCCGACGAACGCTTCGCCGACCTGCCCGAGTTCCCGTTCGAGCCGCACTACGTCGAAGTCGACGACAGTGAAGGTGGCACGCTGCGCGTCCACCACCTCGACGAGGGCCCAGCCGACGGGCAAGTCGTGTTGCTCATGCACGGCGAGCCGTCGTGGAGCTTCCTGTACCGCAAGATGATCCCGGTGCTGGTCGACGCCGGCCTGCGCTGCGTGGCGCCCGACCTGGTGGGGTTCGGCAAGTCCGACAAGCCCACCCAGCAGTCCGACTACACGTACGCCCGTCACGTCGAGTGGATGCGCCAGGCACTGTTCGACCGGCTCGACCTCCGCGACGTCACGCTGGTGGGCCAGGACTGGGGCGGGCTCGTCGGCTTCCGGCTGGTGGGCGAGCACCCCGACCGCTTCGCCCGCGTGGTCGTGGCGAACTCGGGTCTTCCGACCGGCGACGCGAAGATGAGCGAAGCGTTCCTGGCGTGGCAGAAGTACTCCCAGGAGTCTCCGCACTTCCACGTGGGAGGCATCATCAAGGGCGGCTGCGCGACCCCGCTGTCCGACGAGGTGATCGCGGCGTACGACGCACCCTTCCCGGACGACTCCTACCTGGCCGGCGCCCGGATCTTCCCGAGCTTGGTGCCGACCCGTCCTGACGACCCGGCGTCGGAGGCGAACCGCAAGGCGTGGGAGACGTTGGCGGCCTTCGAGAAGCCGTGGCTCACGGCATTTGCGGACAACGACCCGATCACCCACGGCGGCGACGGCATCTTCCAGCGGACCGTGCCAGGCGCGAAGGGCCAGCCGCACACGACCATCCCGAACGCAGCCCACTTCCTCCAGGAGGACAACGGCCCGACCCTCGCCAGGGTCGTGGCCGACTTCATCGCCGCCAACTGA
- a CDS encoding aldo/keto reductase: MKYVRLGTTGTYVSRVCLGCMSYGVPDRGGHPWSLDEEQSRPFIRRAVEAGINFFDTANVYSDGTSEEIVGRALADFAERDEIVLATKVHGAMGSGPNRRGLSRKAIMAEIDASLTRLGTDYVDLYQIHRWDPHTPIEETMEALHDVVKAGKARYIGASSMYAWQFSKALHTAQLHGWTPFVTMQNHYNLLYREEEREMLPLCADRGIGVIPWSPLARGRLTRPWDEATARSETDQFGAFLYRDGDQVIVDEVGRIADARGVPRAQVGLAWLLAKPGVTAPIFGATKPHHLDDALAAIDLALADDEVAALEAPYVPHPVAGH, from the coding sequence ATGAAGTACGTCCGGCTCGGGACCACGGGGACTTACGTGTCGAGGGTGTGCCTCGGGTGCATGAGCTACGGCGTCCCCGATCGTGGGGGGCATCCGTGGAGCCTCGACGAGGAGCAGTCGAGGCCCTTCATCCGCCGGGCCGTCGAAGCCGGCATCAACTTCTTCGACACCGCCAACGTGTACTCCGACGGCACCAGCGAGGAGATCGTGGGGCGGGCGCTCGCCGACTTCGCCGAGCGCGACGAGATCGTGCTGGCCACCAAGGTCCACGGGGCCATGGGAAGCGGGCCCAACCGCCGCGGCCTGTCGCGCAAGGCGATCATGGCCGAGATCGACGCCAGCCTCACCCGGCTCGGCACCGACTACGTCGACCTCTACCAGATCCACCGTTGGGATCCGCACACGCCGATCGAGGAGACCATGGAGGCGCTGCACGACGTCGTGAAGGCGGGCAAGGCACGCTACATCGGCGCGTCGTCGATGTACGCCTGGCAGTTCTCCAAAGCGCTCCACACCGCGCAGCTGCACGGTTGGACGCCGTTCGTCACCATGCAGAACCACTACAACCTCCTGTACCGCGAGGAGGAGCGCGAGATGCTGCCGCTGTGCGCGGATCGTGGCATCGGGGTGATCCCGTGGAGCCCCCTCGCACGGGGTCGCCTCACCCGCCCGTGGGACGAGGCCACCGCACGCAGCGAGACCGACCAGTTCGGCGCGTTCCTCTACCGCGACGGCGACCAGGTGATCGTCGACGAGGTCGGCCGGATCGCCGACGCCCGCGGGGTGCCGAGGGCGCAGGTGGGGCTGGCCTGGTTGCTGGCCAAGCCGGGCGTCACCGCGCCGATCTTCGGCGCCACCAAGCCCCACCACCTCGACGACGCGCTCGCAGCCATCGACCTGGCGTTGGCCGACGACGAGGTCGCCGCACTCGAAGCCCCCTATGTCCCCCACCCCGTCGCCGGCCACTGA
- the trpD gene encoding anthranilate phosphoribosyltransferase: MATLGALGGWPAVLGTVTAGGDLSTEAAEATMAEILDGNASPSQIAGFIIALRMKGETVDELTGLVRAMLGAAERVELADPDAAVDIVGTGGDKANTINVSTISSFVVAGAGATVCKHGNRAASSACGSADLLEALGVVIDLGPSGVARCVEEAGMGFCFAPRFHSAMRHAGPTRKELGVPTVFNFLGPMANPAQVKRLVIGVADVRLADRMAQVLAANGAARAMVVHGDDGLDELTTTTTSTVLELRDGAVTTSTVDPTDLGLSLVGAEALRGGDASHNAALTRAVLAGTEGPHRDVVVLNAGAALVAAGLADTLPDGVDLARKSIDGGAAAGVVERLAEVSHAARKSEQG, from the coding sequence ATGGCCACGCTCGGGGCGCTGGGCGGATGGCCCGCGGTGCTCGGCACCGTCACGGCCGGCGGCGACTTGTCGACCGAGGCGGCCGAAGCGACGATGGCCGAGATCCTCGACGGCAACGCCTCGCCGAGCCAGATCGCCGGGTTCATCATCGCCTTGCGCATGAAGGGCGAGACGGTCGACGAGCTCACGGGGCTGGTGCGGGCGATGCTGGGCGCGGCCGAGCGCGTCGAGCTCGCTGATCCCGACGCTGCGGTCGACATCGTCGGCACGGGTGGCGACAAGGCCAACACCATCAACGTCTCGACCATCTCGAGCTTCGTCGTCGCGGGCGCCGGCGCCACCGTGTGCAAGCACGGCAACCGGGCCGCGTCGTCGGCATGCGGGTCGGCAGATCTGCTCGAAGCGCTCGGCGTGGTGATCGACCTCGGCCCTTCCGGTGTGGCCCGCTGCGTCGAGGAGGCCGGCATGGGCTTTTGCTTCGCGCCGCGCTTCCACTCGGCCATGCGTCACGCCGGACCCACGCGCAAAGAGCTCGGCGTCCCGACCGTGTTCAACTTCCTCGGCCCGATGGCAAACCCCGCCCAGGTGAAGCGGCTCGTGATCGGTGTGGCCGACGTGCGCCTGGCCGACCGCATGGCCCAGGTGCTGGCCGCGAACGGCGCAGCGCGCGCCATGGTCGTGCACGGCGACGACGGCCTCGACGAGCTGACCACGACCACCACGTCCACCGTCTTGGAGCTGCGCGACGGTGCGGTCACCACCTCGACGGTCGACCCGACCGACCTCGGGCTTTCGCTCGTCGGCGCTGAGGCGTTGCGCGGCGGCGACGCCAGCCACAACGCGGCGCTCACCCGCGCCGTGCTCGCCGGAACCGAGGGACCCCACCGCGACGTCGTCGTGTTGAACGCCGGGGCGGCGTTGGTGGCAGCCGGGCTCGCCGACACGCTGCCCGACGGTGTCGACTTGGCCCGCAAGTCGATCGACGGCGGCGCCGCCGCGGGGGTGGTCGAACGGCTCGCCGAGGTCTCCCACGCGGCCCGCAAGTCCGAGCAGGGCTGA
- a CDS encoding RNB domain-containing ribonuclease — protein sequence MHARHTPDVAAVPDDRRGDLVRGFAALRDQLGIAVDFPPDVIAAAEQAAKAPRLPDHDATDIPFVTLDPPGSKDLDQAVHLGAKKGGGYVVHYAIADVAAFVAGGDPVDTEARRRVQTEYAPDQVALLHPSALSEGSASLLPDQARPAFVWTIELDADGSQTSCLLQRSMVRSRQQLDYPGVEAALAAGNAPDPIALLGEIGKRRRTARQALGSLDLPVPEQQVLHQADGHWSITLRAESDVESWNAEISLLTGMAAAQIMLDAKVGVLRTLPPASPDDLARVRKAATAIGIDWPDSKTAGEVLAALDPSVPINAAFADLAAELLRGAGYTAFDGNPPTGDAAVHAGIGGPYAHVTAPLRRLCDRFALEACAAAVAGQELPEWARSALGTLPDLMAESDKRSHELDRGVVDLTEAWLLADRVGETFDAMVVDVHHDQATVVLDEPPVRGRCDGKVELGTRTKVRLTEADPAQRSIRFTTA from the coding sequence GTGCACGCCCGACACACCCCTGATGTCGCCGCGGTCCCCGACGACCGGCGCGGCGACCTTGTCCGCGGGTTCGCGGCCCTCCGCGACCAACTCGGCATCGCGGTGGACTTCCCACCCGACGTGATCGCTGCCGCCGAACAGGCGGCGAAGGCCCCCCGGCTGCCCGACCACGACGCGACCGACATCCCGTTCGTCACGCTCGACCCGCCCGGCAGCAAGGATCTCGACCAGGCCGTCCACCTGGGCGCCAAGAAAGGCGGCGGCTACGTGGTGCACTACGCCATCGCCGACGTCGCCGCGTTCGTCGCCGGCGGCGACCCGGTCGACACCGAGGCTCGGCGCCGCGTCCAGACCGAGTACGCGCCCGACCAGGTCGCGCTGCTGCACCCGAGCGCCCTCAGCGAGGGCTCGGCCAGCTTGTTGCCCGACCAGGCACGGCCCGCCTTCGTGTGGACGATCGAGCTCGACGCCGACGGAAGCCAGACGTCGTGCCTGCTGCAACGATCGATGGTCCGCAGCCGCCAGCAGCTCGACTACCCGGGAGTCGAGGCGGCCTTGGCCGCCGGCAACGCGCCGGATCCGATCGCGCTGCTCGGCGAGATCGGCAAGCGGCGCCGTACCGCCCGCCAGGCGCTCGGCAGCCTCGACTTGCCGGTGCCCGAACAGCAGGTCCTGCACCAGGCCGACGGGCACTGGTCCATCACCTTGCGGGCCGAGTCCGACGTCGAGTCGTGGAACGCGGAGATCTCGCTGCTCACCGGCATGGCCGCCGCGCAGATCATGCTCGACGCGAAGGTCGGTGTGCTGCGCACATTGCCGCCCGCGTCGCCCGACGACCTCGCTCGAGTCCGCAAGGCGGCCACCGCCATCGGCATCGACTGGCCCGACAGCAAGACAGCGGGCGAGGTGCTCGCCGCCCTCGACCCGTCCGTGCCGATCAACGCCGCCTTCGCCGACCTCGCCGCCGAGCTGCTCCGGGGCGCGGGCTACACCGCCTTCGACGGCAACCCGCCCACCGGCGACGCGGCCGTGCACGCGGGTATCGGCGGCCCGTACGCGCATGTGACCGCACCGCTGCGCCGGTTGTGCGACCGCTTCGCCTTGGAGGCGTGCGCCGCGGCGGTCGCGGGCCAAGAACTGCCCGAGTGGGCCCGCAGCGCGCTGGGCACGCTGCCGGATCTCATGGCCGAGAGCGACAAGCGCAGCCACGAGCTCGACCGCGGCGTGGTCGACCTCACCGAGGCGTGGCTGCTCGCCGACCGCGTCGGCGAGACCTTCGACGCGATGGTGGTCGACGTGCACCACGACCAGGCCACGGTCGTGTTGGACGAACCGCCGGTGCGCGGCCGCTGCGACGGAAAGGTCGAGCTGGGAACCCGCACGAAGGTCCGCCTCACCGAAGCCGACCCCGCCCAACGATCGATCCGCTTCACCACCGCCTGA
- a CDS encoding HAD-IC family P-type ATPase, translated as MVGAASRSASRRPVTDQRRNADRDRDERLGPDDGLTAGEAAARLERYGPNRLAEHERGALAQAIGHLWNPIQWMIEAALVLTGVTDRWADFGMIAALLGPAALAERQGTDLMAVVEGADGFAQVVPEDKYRIVAALQAGGHIVGMTGDGVNDAPALHRADAGIAVAGATDAARAAADIVLLAPGLSVIIDAIHRAREVFRRMVNYAIYRITETIRVVGFVTVSIVAFGFFPVSPVQIVLLAILNDAAILTIAYDRVVPSRRPERWDLTEVLAVATVLGLAGVVSSFGVLSIGHTVLHLSDDEVRTLLYLKLSVAGHLTLFVARTRGRFWSQRPATVLLVAVVGTQLIATCIAWSGAFMTPLRWNLVGLAWGYALAWMLVLDELKLRVYTSLDRRAESRRVET; from the coding sequence GTGGTAGGTGCCGCGTCTCGATCCGCCTCGCGTCGACCGGTCACCGACCAACGCCGGAACGCCGATCGTGACCGGGACGAGCGGCTCGGCCCCGACGACGGCCTTACCGCCGGAGAGGCAGCGGCGCGCCTCGAACGTTATGGTCCGAACCGCCTGGCGGAGCACGAGCGCGGTGCCCTGGCTCAGGCAATCGGGCATCTGTGGAACCCGATCCAGTGGATGATCGAGGCCGCGCTGGTGCTCACCGGGGTGACGGACCGTTGGGCCGATTTCGGGATGATCGCCGCTCTGCTCGGGCCTGCTGCGCTGGCCGAGCGCCAGGGCACCGATCTGATGGCCGTCGTGGAGGGGGCCGACGGCTTCGCCCAGGTCGTGCCCGAGGACAAGTACCGCATCGTTGCTGCCCTCCAGGCGGGCGGTCATATCGTCGGGATGACCGGTGACGGCGTCAACGACGCGCCCGCCCTCCACCGGGCCGACGCGGGCATCGCCGTCGCCGGTGCGACCGATGCGGCCCGCGCGGCGGCGGACATCGTGCTGCTGGCACCGGGTTTGTCGGTGATCATCGACGCGATCCACCGGGCCCGTGAGGTGTTTCGCCGGATGGTCAACTACGCCATCTATCGGATCACCGAGACCATCCGGGTCGTGGGGTTCGTGACGGTGTCGATCGTCGCCTTCGGGTTCTTCCCTGTCTCGCCGGTGCAGATCGTCCTTCTGGCGATCCTCAACGACGCAGCCATCTTGACCATCGCGTATGACCGGGTGGTGCCCTCGAGGCGGCCCGAGCGCTGGGACCTCACCGAGGTCCTCGCCGTGGCGACCGTGCTCGGGTTGGCTGGCGTGGTCTCCTCGTTCGGCGTCCTGTCGATCGGCCACACCGTGTTGCACCTCTCCGACGACGAGGTGCGGACGTTGCTCTACCTCAAGCTGTCGGTGGCCGGTCACCTGACCTTGTTCGTCGCCCGGACCCGTGGCCGGTTCTGGTCCCAGCGTCCCGCGACGGTGCTGCTGGTCGCCGTGGTGGGGACGCAGCTCATCGCCACCTGCATCGCGTGGTCGGGCGCGTTCATGACCCCGTTGCGGTGGAACCTTGTCGGCCTGGCGTGGGGCTACGCCCTCGCCTGGATGCTGGTGTTGGACGAGCTCAAGCTCCGCGTGTACACCTCGCTGGACCGCCGCGCCGAGAGCCGCCGCGTCGAGACCTGA
- a CDS encoding sigma-70 family RNA polymerase sigma factor, giving the protein MTSPAEHRRRSHPDGGPVEPPHTPACNSDDERAHRFAQHQPLAHALARRMHRGSTNLEDLEQVACEALLGAIDRFEATRGVPFGAYATVTIIGRLKRFYRDAGWALRVPRPVHDLAAPLVHTGEQLSQRLGREPSAAELADELGTDVEQVVLVQEATRARHTLSLDAPVPTDGAAASTRRERLGRLDNGFSRAETRIDLAAALRALSDRDRKLLTEYFVNECSQAAIADDSGVSQMQISRAIAGAVARLRARMQVTRGTG; this is encoded by the coding sequence ATGACGTCGCCCGCTGAGCACCGGAGGAGATCGCACCCCGATGGCGGCCCCGTCGAACCACCCCACACGCCTGCCTGCAACAGCGACGACGAGCGGGCGCACCGGTTCGCCCAGCACCAACCGCTCGCGCACGCGCTTGCGCGGCGCATGCACCGGGGCAGCACCAACCTCGAGGATCTCGAGCAAGTGGCCTGCGAGGCACTGCTCGGCGCGATCGACCGTTTCGAGGCCACCCGCGGCGTGCCGTTCGGCGCGTATGCCACGGTCACGATCATCGGCCGGCTCAAGCGCTTCTACCGCGACGCCGGGTGGGCGCTGCGCGTGCCCCGCCCGGTCCACGACCTCGCTGCACCGCTCGTGCACACGGGCGAGCAACTGAGCCAGCGGCTCGGTCGCGAACCATCGGCCGCCGAGCTCGCCGACGAGCTCGGCACGGATGTCGAACAGGTCGTACTGGTGCAAGAGGCCACCCGCGCCCGCCACACCCTGTCGCTGGATGCTCCCGTGCCCACCGACGGCGCCGCGGCCTCGACGAGACGCGAGCGGCTCGGGCGCCTCGACAACGGGTTCAGTCGCGCCGAGACCCGCATCGACCTCGCCGCGGCGCTGAGGGCGCTCTCCGATCGCGACCGGAAGCTGCTCACCGAGTACTTCGTGAACGAGTGCTCGCAAGCGGCCATCGCCGATGACTCGGGCGTGAGCCAGATGCAGATCTCTCGCGCCATCGCCGGAGCAGTCGCGAGGCTCCGCGCCCGCATGCAGGTCACCCGCGGCACCGGCTGA
- a CDS encoding HPP family protein: MAIAAIAAAGAVGGATDLPAISATLGPTAYVFAAHPATTTARLRNALLGHGVAVSAGLGCLAASGQWGARPDPLLHGPGLAQAAAAACALGATLVALELLDAHHAPAAATALLVATGVCGPMRPLGGLLVGLAAVLLVGPLLARLPWRRAAAVRRAARSGDL; encoded by the coding sequence GTGGCGATCGCCGCGATCGCCGCGGCCGGGGCGGTTGGCGGAGCGACCGATCTGCCCGCGATCTCCGCCACTCTCGGACCGACCGCGTACGTGTTCGCCGCCCACCCGGCCACCACGACCGCTCGGCTCCGCAACGCACTGCTCGGACACGGTGTGGCGGTCTCCGCGGGGCTCGGCTGCCTCGCCGCGTCCGGCCAGTGGGGCGCGCGCCCCGATCCGTTGCTCCACGGGCCAGGGCTCGCGCAAGCCGCGGCGGCTGCCTGCGCGCTGGGCGCGACCCTCGTGGCACTCGAGCTCCTCGATGCCCATCACGCGCCAGCGGCTGCTACGGCGCTGTTGGTCGCGACCGGGGTCTGCGGGCCCATGCGCCCGCTCGGCGGCCTGCTGGTCGGCCTCGCGGCCGTGTTGCTCGTGGGCCCGCTGCTCGCGCGCCTTCCCTGGCGGAGGGCCGCTGCCGTTCGCCGTGCCGCGAGGTCGGGTGACCTCTGA